TCCCTGTACCCATCCTGCCCTTCACCCCCACTCCAGCactggaactcagagaagggTTTTATTGATTTATCTTTCCCTTGGGGACAGTTCCAAGAGGAGACCGAGCTGCAACCCCTACTGAAGTGGGTAGAGAAATACCCAAGCGCCTGTGCTCGCTGGCTGTGGGGGACGAAAGCCCTGGTGTTGATCTATGACCCTGACTACAAAAGGTGGTCCTGGGGAGATCAGGTGAGAGGGAAACCCACATCCCAGCAGGAGAAAATCTTCCCTCTTGGGTACATGGCCCCGGATCTGTGAAATTCCAGAAGAAATTGGCACTTCAGCCATCAATACCGGCTCCCTACCAGCCATCCTTGCAGCCCACAAGCCAGACTAAGGCCAACATTACTCACTTACAGTGAATGCTTAAACACCTGGGTGGGGCtggcttctcttttctgtcttactttctttcttgttttaaccCAACTGAGATGATCCCAGGTCTGGAAGACAATTCCCTGTCCACACTGATGTAGGTTTGGCACCTCTCACTGTTGCCTGTCCTGGGTCATGAAATGGCCAAACCACCACAAACTGTAGGAAAACCACAGGCTCCTTTCTTACTCTGTGGCGCTGAGCAGAGCCTATCTTTCTTGCCGATTCACCGTCTTAGTCCTGTGGGTGTTCTGCTGCTGGGACACTGAGTCTGCCTTCCTGGGCCCACAGTGACCATGAGGACAGAGAGAGTCAGGGATGGGAGGCAAGAGGGAGGTGGCTTGAGACAGACTGCCGGCTGACCAGCATCAGGAATGGAAGGTGCCACAGCTGCTCTGGGGGCTGCCTGCCTTGTTCGGTGCCCTccacttcccttccttccctttcagaCCCAAAGTCTCACGATTCCTACAGAATGCTGATCCCCTGGATTGGTAAGTACATTTAAATACAACTGCAGTCCACCCACCAGTTAGGTTTACCAAGAGCTACCTCTTTGGTTAATGGAGAACAACGGGTACCAGGTACCCTGTCACCACCTCATCTCTCAGTCAAGcctcatttctctccttccagTGAAACTCTCACCCTTTGTAATGGTGCTGAGAGCCCTCCTGAAGCTCAGCCTCTTCTTCATCACTTCTCAGTCCTCTGCGATATTCTCAGCCTGACTATTAACTAATTCCTTCTATCACCTGCCCCCCCACTCTTCTTCAACCTCTGTCTCACAGCTGTCATAATCACATCCTATGGACCAGCCATTTTTGAAATTCACATTCCTGAACTGTACTGGCCTTTCCTACCTTTGCCCATGGTGTGCTCTCTCCTGACACCCTTGGTTCCTCCCAAGTTGTGCCCAGTCGTCCCTCTGATCCAGGCTCCCcgacccacacacacacccatctgtGGCCCAGGGAATGGTTTGCTCGTGTTGGAGGGGCAGACGTGGTTCCAGCACCGGCGGATGCTGACCCCAGCCTTCCACTACGACATCCTTAAGCCCTACAACATGAGGACAAAGGTGGACAGCCAGCAGGTCTGGGGCAGAGCCCAGGTCAGAAGAAATagttccaaactcctaattctgCTGATCGATCCAGAACGATCTCCCTGTACCCATCCTGCCCTTCACCCCCACTCCAGCactggaactcagagaagggTTTTATTGATTTATCTTTCCCTTGGGGACAGTTCCAAGAGGAGACCGAGCTGCAACCCCTACTGAAGTGGGTAGAGAAATACCCAAGCGCCTGTGCTCGCTGGCTGTGGGGGACGAAAGCCCTGGTGTTGATCTATGACCCTGACTACAAAAGGTGGTCCTGGGGAGATCAGGTGAGAGGGAAACCCACATGAGTGGGTCTCATGGCCGACTCTGTCCGAGTGATGCTGGTGAGTCTATCCCTCGTCACCTGGACACACTCATATCCAGCACTGCTGACAAAGTCCACTCTCAGACACTTGTGTCCCTCAGACGTCCATCAGACACAGCCCTCAGAACGATGCATTCAGAACTTACTAGGAGACAGGGCTCTCCAAGAACGGATGGGACCCAGGCACCACCTTGGATCCGCACTTTAGTCATCAATAAGGGAAAGGCGGGCCATGGTATATTCAGGATCCACTCTCCTCCCAACTCCATGTCTTCAACGCAGTGGACTAGATCAAGGGTTATTCCCCTTGACAGCAGGGCAAGCTGCCCCTGGCTGGCCTGGGCAATGACACCTTCGGGGGAATAGTGGACATCCCAGGATGTCACTCAGGTAGGCTCTGGCCTGGGGCCCAGAGCTTCTGCATGGAATTGAGCCACTCACTGGAGGAAATGAGGCCAGGTCTACATGCACAGATCTGGGTCTTGACAAGCATCACCTCTGATCCAGACTGGGTACCACCTGATCTCAGCTAACACTGGatgaatgaaaggaattgaagtCTATCATGCCCCCTCCTAGGAGCCCCAATAGAGCCCCTTATGCTTTTACTTTACTTGAAATATTTGCTTACTAGTGTTGAACCTGGTCTGTCCAGTTCTGATCGCAGAACCCCTAAGTTTCCCCCTCCGTCCCATAAAAAAGTATGGTTTCTGGTCTGCCACAAGGTGGTCATCATCATACTCTATTCTTAAAATTCAAAACTAATTCAGAATATTATGAGAGAACAtgattaattatataataaacgATTCTGAGAAAATAGACGTCACATTACACATGTGTGATACAGCCTTAAATTGCTAAAACACATCTGCTTAGAAAGAGAGGAAGTCTCATCCGAAGatttagagagacagagagagagcccGGCCTTGTCAGCGCAGGCCTTCTCGGGGAGCAGAGCAGGGTCAATGTCCCCTCCCACCACAGGACAAATGGGAGGGGCTCATCAACCCAGACTCACATCTGGAGGTCCTTGGACACGTCTCCTTGATGACCCTGGACACCATCATGAAGTGCGCCTTCGGCCACCAGGGCAGCATCCAGACAGACAGGTCAGTGACAACCCTTCAACGGCAGGGCAGGGTCCTTGTTCTCACCAGCTGGGGAGGACTTACCTGAGATGCAGTTAGGGCAGCGTGGACGCTTATGAGCTCTAAAAGCAACATTCTGCAGAGAGACATGGACCATGGTCAAATCCTTGATCCTGGCAAATGGAGAGGCCTGGCCACTCAGGCCACTTGTAAAGGACAGAGGGTCTCCTGGGCTGTGAGGCAGAAATGACAAAGCCTCAGTGCTGCCTGTCCCCACTGACTGAGGAATCCCCACCCGGAGCCCCACTCCGTCTCCAGGTCAGAGGCTCCCTCCACTCCAGTCtcctctgcatcctctcccttcaGGAACATCCAGTCCAACATCCAGGCCATCAGGGAATCTCAAAAATCTGATTTTTTCCCAAGTGAGGAATCTCTCCCACCAGAACGATATCATCTACAGGCTGACTCCTGAAGGCCGCTGGAGCCACCGCACCTGCCAGCTGGCCCATCAACACACAGGTTCTGCTCCTCCTTCTGGGCGGCTCCTCCCCTGGCCTTGACCCCGCAGGCACAGCCCagactcctgcttcctcttcaggGGCAGGCACACACCCACactgggtacttccctggtgcAGGGGCTGGGAACCGAGACGTCAGGGTGTCAGGTGAGGTGCAAGGAGATACATGTGTCACCACATTGCTGACGGTGGAATGAGACCCCCTCCCAGCATCATTCAGGCAGAGCCTCTGTGGGCTGTGCTATTGAGGGGATTCCCGACCTGGATCCGACGATGCTGGAGCTCTCTGCCCTGACATGTGCGCCCATTCCCACCCTCGTCCTCATCCACCTGGTACCCAGATTGGGCCTGAGGGGCAGATAGGGCTACGGTGGGTGCTGCATGTGTTTCCCCAGAGCCCTCAGCTCTGCCTGGGAACCACTGTTCTGGGACAGATGGAGTGATCCAGCTGAGGAAGGCTCACCTGCAGAAGGAGCGAGAGCTGGAGAAGGTGAGGAGCAAGAGGCACCTGGATTTCCTGGACATCCTCCTCTTCGCCAGAGTGAGTGTGGGCAGGAGAGGCCTGAGGCTTTGCCCAGAAGCACAGAGGAAGGGCAGACCCTGCACTCCCCCTGCCTCCGCAGATGGAGAACGGGAGCAGCTTGTCTGACAGGGAGCTCCGTGCCGAAGTAGATACGTTCATGTTCGAGGGTCACGACACCACAGCCAGTGGCATCTCCTGGACCTTCTATGCTCTGACCTCCCACCCTGAGCATCAGCAGAGGTGCCGGGAAGAGATCCAGAGCCTCCTGGGGGATGGCGCATCCATCACCTGGTGAGTGCCCAACAGACGGGAGAACCTTGCCCCTTCAGCCAGTGGAGAACCCCTGGTTGTCCGGCCCCACTTGCCCTCAGAATGGCTTCCTTTCAGGGACCACCTGGATCAGATGCCCTACATCACCATACGCATCAAGGAGGCACTGTGACTCTATCCACCAGTGCCACTCATTTTCAGAGATCTGAGCAAGCCCATCACCTTCCCTGTTGGACCCTCCTTACCTGCAAGTATGAACTTCACCCACACCCACTAAACTAAGCACTCTGCAAAACCACATAGAAGATCAGAAATCCACATGGGCTTGCCATGTTCCAGGATGACATGACTATTATCTCCACCTCAAGATAATTAATATTTACTCTGTGGTTTGGACGACTTTTGAAAAATGCTTGACACAGAAATTGAACCAACAAAAGTTCAATAAGCAAATGTCAGTTCCTGAATGTGGTTATAATGGAGGGCTAAAATTCTAATTCCTTGAGACATGAAGGCTTAAGAGAGAAGCAGACAGAAACAGGTGGACATGTGGTTCTTTCCATGTGGGGTCTAAGTAAAGGAGGGAGCTCAAGGAATGCACTGTCATGGGTCAGTTGGTCCAGTCTCTGGGGAGCCCTCAGGTGGATGGCAGAGAGCAGCTGATGATCAGGTCTGAGAGCCCTGCCATGGTTCGAGGCCACCCATTGGCTCACCCAGTGGGTgtgaatcccagccctgccacctcctcTCTGCAGGATCACAGACACGTCCCTCAACCTCTTGGAGGCTCAGGTGAGTCATCTACACATGGGGATAGGAGTGCCTTCCTtgagggctgctgtgaggattagatggGTTAATGCACAGCCCCGAGGGCTCATGATGGCGCCTGATAACTGTGAGTTTTCATGTGAGGCGATCCTCATACTAAGCCTCcaattctcttccttctcagtCCTGGCCATGGTTACCTGCTCCTAATCTGTGCTCATGTGCTTTGTCACCTCCAGCCCACCTGTCTTGCAAGAGCACCATTTCATTCAGAGTGATGGAGGGAGGGTAGCTCTCATGGTGGCTCCTGGGCCTTTTGTGCACATTGCCCCTGTTGCCATGGGTACCATcggtcttctctctctcctccctgccccacaggtatcccactctccctctccttctatGGGTTTCACCACAGCCCGAAGGTGTGGCCGAAACCAGAGGTATGAtggaggaggggatgggatgCTCCCTCCAGACCGGCACCTTCCCTGCTACCCCTCGGGAATTCTTGTCCCCTGGTGGATTGGTGCAAGGAGCTTGACCCCACCTGTCCTGGCCCCGGTGCTCTCTCTGCAGGTGTTTGACCCATCCCGGTTTGCACCGGGTTCTGATCGACACAGCTATGCTTTCCTGCCATTCTCAGGAGGATCCAGGTGAGGCCTTCTGTACCTGGGCAGCCAGGTGTCACTGGGTGCTACCTGATGTGTGTGACTGTGTACATTCATATGTGGTGTGTGCAGTTATGTCTCTGTATGTTGGTGTGTTGAGAAGGCACCGTGTGTCCCCATGTACAAGAAGGCCTTCAGGGCACGACACGGAGATCTTGACCTCCTGACTTCCGCAACGGCCAGCCACATTTCCATGGCCGTGGCCTCTCCAAAGTATTCCAGGGTTTTCCTCATTTTAGGTGTGTGACTTTTCAGCATTAGAATTTTCCATGAAACTTAAACTTCAGATGTTTGCTTTTCCCAAGTATCAGTCACCTTAGAAGGTGGTTTTCTCTCTTGGCACATTTCTAGTCCAGTCCACTGtcttttttacttaatttacCAATCCACCTCTCACTGTATCAGCAGTCGTGTTTGCATGGGTTTGGATTTCCAGCTGCATTCCTTGTCCTGAGGTTTCAAGCCATGTATGTGATCAGTTACAGTTTCTGCTGTTTGAAGAAAGATACACAGCAGTGTGTATTCTCTATCTCTGCAGTTGAAGCCAACAAAGTCATGACTGCTTATTAATATAAACAAGACACCTTTTCTAGTTGccataattctttatatatagcGGGGATTATATACCATAGTCCAAGAATCTACAGAGTCTAACACTGGCAAAAAGGCATAAAATTAAAGGCAATCAAGTGCTTTTGAAAGAAAACTCACTATTTTGTAATTGACACATGCATTCGAGAAGTTTGTGGCATGTAAAATATAAAGGACACTTGAAATAGCTGTTAAGCTGGATGATTCACTCTAAAATGACTCCTGTGAAAATCTTCAACAGTATAGGTCCCCTGCTGAAATAGTAACTTCCATAACTTAGTAACGACTTAGTAAAACAAGTTTTTCTGAATCTATAATTCTGTGAAATTTTCAGTTGGTGAATCAACCTTCACAGAACAGGCTTGAAGCAAACATGCTTCCAGAATTGGCTCTGGGATTTGGTTTCTGCCAGAGACCTTCTCCTCTGTAGACACTGGCTGCACATCATGTCGCTGCCACTAGAGGACAGCAGGTACCTGGCAACTCAATTCCTAGGTcagaataaacatttaattttattccaatttttttttcaattcaattaACTTTGTTCAAATAGAAAGCTATTTATTAAGCATGCTTCCGTGTGCCAAACCATATATTACAAGATGGGAACACAGAGACGAAAGGAACTTTCCTTGCTCCGAGAGTTCACAGTCAAGAAACCACTACCGCTATTCAAGACAGACATGCGACGTTTCCATAGTGTAGTGGTCAGTACGTTTGCCTTACAAGACAGACATCGTGCACTCATCCactctttcactcattcattcattcactgagcaGATTGTGGAATGTTCCATGTTCCTGGCACTGTCTGGTCACGGGATGGTGATGTGTTCTTGAGTGAACAGTAAAGCTGCTTGGGGATGTGGGAGAAAGAGGCGCAGGCGGCAGAGGCGGGAGACCAGGTGGTCACTAGACTGAGTCTTGAGCATGTAGCCAGcagaggcggggggaggggaccTCAAGAGCAGCGGAGCGAGGAAGAGGGGCTGGACAGGTGCAAGGTGAGTGAGGAGCAGCCCAGAGAGCGCTGTGACGCCAGCTGAGGCCACGCGACGTGTCCTCCCTGTGATGGGGGGCGCAGCAAGCCCCGAGCCGCCGTGGCTGCAGTAGAGGGAGGGGAGGCAAGGAGACTGGAAAGGCCAGTGAGGAGCCCacgggatgggaggaggggcctTGCTGGAGTAGAATGGGAGGACTCCAGGGACGGGTTGACTGAGGGGCTACGGGGAGACAGGAGGCCGGAGCATTAACTGGAAGCAAGTGGTCCAGCAGGTCGAGGGGTGCTAACCCCTGGCCCCTCCAAGAAGCCTCCTGGTTGCCATCCTGACTTCCTGACACAACTCTGTCCTGTCCTGTCTGGGGACTGGGGCCCCTGCATGTCTGCCATGGGTGGTGAGGGCTTGGGAGTTGCACACACCCCCCTACAGTGCCCTGGCCTGGCCTGAAACCAGAAGCTGCCTGTGGACGAGTGAACAAAGTACTAATTCACATTTACTGATTCACGTGACTTGACCCTGTGGCTTAGAGCACCGACGCTCCCCAACAGGACTTGCGACTGCTGAGAGCAGAAGTAGGAGTTAGGAGCTAGTCCTGGAGAGAGGTGGCCTTTGTGAAGGTCAGGGGGAGAGGGTGGACCGAGGCTTGGGCGGCACGTTCAGTGTGACCCGTAAGGAAGGGATCGGGGCTGGGCCACGTGGAGGAGATCCCTGAATGCCCTGTGCCCGGCAGGGGTTAGAAGCCTCTGCtcacttccttttccctccctgaCCCAGGAACTGCATCGGGAAGCAGTTTGCCATGAATGAGATGAAGGTGGCCGTGGCCCTGACCTTGCTTCGCTTTGAGCTGGCACCGGATCCCTCCAGGGTCCCTGTTCCCATTCCAAGAGTTGTGCTGAAGCCCAAGAACGGGATCCACTTGCAGCTCAGGAAGCTCCTGTAATGCTTGTTGGAGACGAGGACGAGCTCTGAGGGCCCCTGCCTGCCATCCTGTCTCGCTGTCATTCTCTCCCGTCCTTGCCTCTGTGCCCACTTCCTGCTTCTATCTGCCCACCTGCCGGCCTACCTcatctcctgcctcctgcccatcAGATGTTTTGCCCTCCTCCTCTCACATTTTCCAGGCTCCCTATCTgcttatctctccatctgtctctgACCCACCTGTGTCTCTGACTGTCGACCTGGTATTAGGACACGGACACCATCGGCAGCTGTTACTGTAGCTGCTAAGTCCTGCGTGACTACCATCGCCTTGGGCCCCCGATCACTCCCGTGTGTTCCGGGTCTGCTCATTTGTCACTCACCTGGCTTCCCCTCTTTCCCACTCCCTGGATAAATTCACAGTGTCATATGGAGCGTGTGTGTCTTCCCTTGCAAGGAGCTGGATGGaatgaaagagggagagaaggggagggaaggcagaggagaCGAGGAGGGGACATGACCCCTGGTCTGTGGGCCCAGAACCCCAGCAGGACAAGCGTGTCCCAGCACCCCTGCAGCCTCACACTCTGGGGTCCCTCACGCCCTACAACCCGCCTGTCACCTGAGACTCCCATGGCAGCTGAGTCAGGAGAAAGGGCTCGTCTCCAAAGGCTCAGAGGGAAGAAACTCACCCTGGGCACCTGCCAGGGAAGGAGCCTCCCTGCTGTTGTGTGGTAGCTTCCTCGCTACATCCTTAGAGGGGCCCAGCCAGAACCCATCCTGCCCTGAGCAAAGAAGCCTTACAGACTTGGCTCAGCGCGAGGGCCTCAGGAACCAATCCTTCACCCCAAATGAGATTTGAGAAGAGCCCAGCCCAGATTTGAGAAGCGCTGGCCATGTCACCAGCTCCCGGCAGCCCTTCCTCACACGCAGGGCCTGGAGGCTCCTCAGAGGCCCAAGCGGGCGGCTGTGCAGGAGGCTCTGGGAGGACCAGCTGGGCACGAGGcttggctgctgggagaggatGTCAGACCCGAAGCAGAGGACCAGCCAGTGCACCTCCCCCACAGGACAGCCCCTTGCAGTCCCCAGCGTGTCTGCCCAGCCCCTGAGCAAGGACGGGCTTCTTCAACCCTGGCACTCCTGGAGACCTCAGGGGGGCTGGTCCTCCTGACCCTGACCAGCGCCAGGCCCCTCGCACTCCTCCAGCAGCCTCTCTGCACCAGCCCTGCTCTCTTGCTGCTTCTGCACACAGGTCCTCCTCCCgtcccacccctgcccttcctAACCCAGGGCCCCGGATGCCAGAGGAGACCCCCCTGCAGCCCTGTGCTCTGCTGTGATGCCGCCATGTGCCTCCTGAAGGGGCCGTCTCCCCCAGCCGCTGCCTGCAGCTGGAACCTTCGGCCCAGTCCCCTCCCCGTTCCTAGGTCACAGGGCTAGTTCACTCTGCTCCAACATGGGGCCAGGAGGACTCTCTGTGCCTGaccgggggtggggcaggagagtTAGCCGGGAACGTCCTGGACGGGAAGCTTGGCAGGTCCCCTGGCGTTAGGTGGTGCAGAAGGACTCGGGCTGGTCACTCTCAGCGCATGGGACGATGGGAACTTTGTCT
The genomic region above belongs to Phocoena sinus isolate mPhoSin1 chromosome 1, mPhoSin1.pri, whole genome shotgun sequence and contains:
- the LOC116752345 gene encoding LOW QUALITY PROTEIN: taurochenodeoxycholic 6 alpha-hydroxylase-like (The sequence of the model RefSeq protein was modified relative to this genomic sequence to represent the inferred CDS: inserted 1 base in 1 codon; substituted 1 base at 1 genomic stop codon), yielding MSVSALSTPRALGGVSGLLQVASLLGLVLLLLKAAQLYLRRQWLLKALQQFPSPPSHWLYGHMQEFQEETELQPLLKWVEKYPSACARWLWGTKALVLIYDPDYXKVVLGRSDPKSHDSYRMLIPWIGNGLLVLEGQTWFQHRRMLTPAFHYDILKPYVGLMADSVRVMLDKWEGLINPDSHLEVLGHVSLMTLDTIMKCAFGHQGSIQTDRWSDPAEEGSPAEGARAGEGEEQEAPGFPGHPPLRQKPLVVRPHLPSEWLPFRDHLDQMPYITIRIKEALXLYPPVPLIFRDLSKPITFPVGPSLPASIPLSLSFYGFHHSPKVWPKPEVFDPSRFAPGSDRHSYAFLPFSGGSR